In Nonlabens agnitus, the DNA window GTACACCAGTTTTCTGATCTTACCCTTTTTGTTCTCGATTAAATGATCAGGTACATAAGTTAGAGGTTCGGCCACAGCTTCTGTGACTAATTTAAGTTTCTTCTTGATGGCGTTACTTCCTTCCTCCTCAGTAGTGATGATGACGAGATCTATATCTTCTGAAAAGCGCTCGATGATCTTATAACACTTTGATAGAGACGTTCCACCTTTAAAAACAGTAATATCCTTAGACGTAGGATTTGTGAAAATTTGTTTGAGCGCAAAAGTGACCCAGTAGTCCTTTTCAATAAATATTTCGGCAATGCCGTAATGATCAGCGGCGGCGCGTATCGCATTTCTGAAGGGTTCCTGATATTCGTGTAATTTCATTAAGCGATGTTCCAGTTGTTTATTGTGGGTAATAGATCCTTGGAAATCCCAAAGGTGTAGGTACTTAAAGCATTTATGTTTTCACGCAATGCGTTGCTCTGTTTTTCTAATCCCATAAACTCGTAGATGGCACCTATTAAGGCAGCAACTTTAGGTGGGTACGCTTTCGCGAAAGCGGTAAAACGTTCAAGATCTTTTGCCGAAAATTGAGCTATTCTATTTTTGAGAAATGAAAGAATTTGAGAGCTATCGCCATCAGGAATATTTTTAAAGTCTTTTGCAACATCGAGCACCTGTAGTAATGGAATGTTCTTTTTAGAAACGGTTACATAGCTCTTTGCAGGTCGTACCATCGTGTTTCCTACCTTACCACGTACTTGTTTTGAAAAACTAGCAATTCTTACCACGTTAGGAACCTGAGTGGTCAGCCTGAATTGATTGTACAAGCGCACTCCAGTAATGTAGGCCACCTGTTTGTTATCTTCAAAAAGATAAATGTTGAGCAGTTCTGTATCACTAGGTCTTAATTCGCCAAAGTCTGTTTGTTTAGGCTTATAATAAACACCTTTTCTATATCTCTTTATAGTACCAGCAGTAACTAGCCTACTTAAAGACTTAGATGCAGCTGTAAACTCACCTTGAGATATAGCAAGATCATCGTATGTAAATGCATCTCCTGCATCTATACTAGCTATCTTATCTTTTATGTATGCTGTTATATTCATAGTTTAAGCACTACAAAGATAGTTTAATTCTTAATAATGTCAAGTTTTTACATATATTTACTTGACATATATAGCAACATCTATTCCTTTATTAGTTTCTTTATTTATAGCTTGTTCTATAGCTCCAGCATCTCTATCTCCGTCCCAAAGTCCCATACCTTACTACGGTAAACCCTCTACTTCCCTTAATCTTTGTGCTCACAAGGTTTAGAGACCTGCCCATTATTACAAACAGTTTTACAAAAACAACCGAAAATGGCACAGAAAAATGACATCGCTTGGCAATCTATAATGTATTGAAAGGAGCAGGAATCGCTGGCATCGCAATAGGAACCTTACTGGTAGCACCTATGGTTCAAAAGATGAAGGCAAAAAAGCTCGCAGAAAAAAACAAGAAGACTGCGGCTGTCCCCACCAAAAAGGCAAAGCATTTAGAGATGCGCCAACCAATAAGGAACAACATATTCTTGAGATGAAAAACTCCATTGTTGCAATGGACAAATCCCAGACTAATGAAAGATTATAACGACGAGTTAATGCGCTACGAAGAAGACGCAGAAAACCAATACGACGATTACGACCACGAAGAGGACTATGATGACTATGACGATGAGGACGACTTCGATACAGGCTTTAAAGGCCTGGAAGATGGTTATGATGATGAATTTGAAGACGAGTACGACGACTATGATGAATATGCAGATGAAGTCGAGTACGACGACTATGATGAATATGCAGATGAAGTCGAGTACGAAGATGATTATGACGACTACACCGCAGCGACAGTAGGCAAGATTGATCCTAACGACCGTACCCTAACGGTAGTGATCACAAACAAATCTGGAGCAGCAGCAGAGGCAAATGTTTTTGGCGGTAACCGTGAGGTGGCACAGCCTAATGGTGTGACCGTAGAGATAGAAGAATCCAGTCACAAGGAAGTACGTGAAGAGAGTAAGGCAAACCCTTTTAAAATATCGGGAATGAAGTACTCTGTGAGCAATCCGCTACAGTTTAATAATGTACTGCGTGTGGAGCGTAGAACAGCTTCAGGTTCAAAAACGACCAGAGTGTATCAACCGCGGAATGCGACTTCGCCACAAAACTTTACCCAAACACTCATTGACGATGACAACTTCGAGATGGACGTGACGGGACAGGATTCCCTTCAGATAATGGTGGAAGATGGTGTTACGGCCGTATTCACATTTACCATTAAAGCAAGAGCAAATCTAGGCAACTTGTTTAAAGGTCAGAACGTTGCAGAACTCTCTCGTGCGCCACGTACGACAGGGCTCCCACAACTGGATCTGATACGCAGTCGTAGAAAACCCAGACCATTAGGGCAACCCAGACGTAGAGAGAGGCGTTCTCGCAGGAGACCTGTAAGCCGTCGTCGATATGTCAGAAAACCGATGGCGAGACGGTCTAAGTCACGCCTTGTAAGACGTAAGAGACGATAGTTGGAGCTCCGACTTGAGTCTTGACTCTTTCCCTAATTGAGACAGCCAGAGTCACGGTTTCCCCCAAACCTAGCTCTGGCTGTACTTTTTTAACGATACCCTATGAAACGCAACAATAACCCCAAAAATCTCGCACAGAACAGGATAGACTATATCGTCTTCCATAACACCGATGCTGCAAATGACATTTTGTTTGATTATGGTTTTGAAAAAATTGACGACCAGCAACATCTTTCCCAAGCGGTCAAAGAACTTGTAAAGAACAAAGGCAGAAAGGTCATTAAGCTTCTTCTGAAAATTCATCCGGACAAGACAGCAATTCTTCAGGTAAATACTGTTGAAAATTGAAAAATGCAGAGATACAGCATATTAACGCACAGGCCAATGACAGCATTGTGACCAACCGGGTGCAATGGTCTGAAAAAATGGAAAAACGCATCAGGTAGCTTGAGGATAAAAATACCTCAATGTCGCGCACGATTACTAAACAGCGTGACCGTATTACAGAGCTTGAAAAATACATCGAGCAGCTGGAAGCCGAAATTCAGATTTAC includes these proteins:
- a CDS encoding DUF6088 family protein, translating into MNITAYIKDKIASIDAGDAFTYDDLAISQGEFTAASKSLSRLVTAGTIKRYRKGVYYKPKQTDFGELRPSDTELLNIYLFEDNKQVAYITGVRLYNQFRLTTQVPNVVRIASFSKQVRGKVGNTMVRPAKSYVTVSKKNIPLLQVLDVAKDFKNIPDGDSSQILSFLKNRIAQFSAKDLERFTAFAKAYPPKVAALIGAIYEFMGLEKQSNALRENINALSTYTFGISKDLLPTINNWNIA